TAAAACCCACAAAATGTATAAaccaaaacccaaaaataaaagtataataacTTATTTGACCTTTCAATTTTACATAAAAAGTTATTTTAGTtctctatttattttttattttttagtccttaaattttatttttgccaAATCACCCAAAATGGATGAAAAATTTAACGCTTTTAACTTTTCTAGCATGTCATCAATAATTTTTTACCtcagcatttaattaatttttaaaattttaaaatttaaaaaataaaaattatttttacaaaaataagAATCATTAAACGTTAGTAAAATTAATAAACATtaacttattaattcattttattaattcattttgaggtggtttgataaaattaaaaatataagtatTAGAGACAAAAGAAATTAAACAAAAAGTTAAaacaactttttttttataaagttggtgtgcaaaaaatttattttgtcaaaaataaaacttaaactcACACGGGCTGTGGCACTCGTATATTGTTAATGGGTCATAAAATCAGTAACAATCAGTCATCCGCTCGTGACTCAAAAGCATTTCTTGAGACCCAAGTTGCTTCAAAACCTCTCATCCCTAAGTTGATGAATGCCTACCAAACCTCCCTCTCCAAATATATTCTAATTATCTAAATTACGACCATCCCctcgtattttttttttttatatatatacaactTTCTCAAAAACTGTTATTATTTCCAAAACCTTCAACTTATTTGGAGGTCCCCAAAAATGGTATGTACCCTTAATATACACAGACTTCCCAAGGTTCAGGACAAAGCATTTGAATTAAATAAAACTTGGGAATTTTGATTTACTGAAGGGATACCAATATTTCCTATAAAAGAGATTACCAATgttataaaagaatataaaagataGATAGAACTTCATCATCCAATTTCACCAACCTTAAAGCATCCCAACAGATAGAGGGTCTATTATCTTCTTCATCAAAAGACAGCAACTGCATTTTTTGCTTTTACTTAAAGTCATATAAAATAAAGTCCCTGCAAaagaacaaaagagaaaaaatggaatGCAAACAACATGATGGAGAGCCAAACTCTACATCCAGCATTTCAACCGGGATGGGACCTGGAAGATATCCGCTTGGCCTTCTTCAAATGCATCCGATGGCAAGTAGAAGAAACTCTGGATCCAATCAACTGCCCCTTCCATTACTTTTGTGACAGCGTTTATCCCGGCCATTACCCGCAGGTCGTCGACATTCTCGTTCTTCTCCTCGCCACTGCTTCGTACCTTGCAACACTGGTCATCATGTTGATAGATATATCGAGAAGAGGGCGGCCTTGCTTGAGTCAGTCCAAGAGGTTGTTTCTGCCATCAGGTCCACTGTCACTCCCCTTAATCCTATTGGCATTAGCCAAGGGCTCACGTATCAACATCTTATACCCTTTCTCCTGCATTGCTCCGGCAATTCTTCAACTGGTTCAAATTTCGTCTCTTGCGTTCGACAATGGAGTGGATAAGGACCCTAGGTACGCATTCTTGGAAGCTTCCACCATTTCGGGGATTCTGCATGCGAGTGTATATCTGGATTCCATTATCCTTCCTTACTATACCGGTATTGATGCTCTGGCGTCGTCGACGTTTTCCGGTGAGTGCCTATCTTGCATGTGCCGTAAACAGGTTTTGGTTGCAGGGGGGAAGTTGATCTCTTACAGGGGATTATCAGTTACTACATTTTGTGTGATGGGAGGTTTGTGTTTAAGGATCATTTGCAGACTGTCAACGGAGAACAAAGCAAAAACCTTAACTATCAAGTCCCTGTTGGAGAGTTTAGCTTGGATCTTGATCACCAAAGATTGCGTTTATCTGGTGGCGAACACTCCGGCAGAACAACCGCTGCTTCAAGCTGCTGCTTTTGGTGGCATACTGCTATTAATTTGCCTTCATGGACTCAAGGTGTTATGCATTCGAATTACGCAATCGCACCGGTGAGGTTGAAATGATGTGTACGGTAGATGAGTGTCGGGTCTTAATATCATTACCACCCGTAGAAGCAGCTGCATTGAGTGTACATGGTTGAGATTTGCTCAAAGACACCATCTAAGTTGTATAGGAAGACCAAATGTACAGTTGAATTCACATCATCGTCTCATTGTAGAACGAATTAGCTGATTGTTTGGCCCTCAAATTACTATTGTTAATGGTATGAATGAAGGTgccaaccccttttttttttttctggatcTGTAATTGATTGTGTAATTTCTTTTAGGATTTAAGTAGGGGAAATGAGGAAATGGTGCGACTAATCGTTCCCTATGTATCTACCAATATCATAGACTTGGAATAAGAACAAATATAAGACAATGGGAATGACAGATTAAAAAGATTGTTCCATATCTACCTACCAATATCATACAAGcatcaaaatcaaataaatagaCAAAACCACTTCAATCAGTTTTTTTTATCTGGTTCAATCAATTTGCGATTTGTAGGTTAATAGATTTAACTGCTCTTCCTTAATCGACATCTTAATTGATTTCTAATCTAACCAATTGATCTAGTCTAATTTAAACAACGCCTAATAATATTCACTTAAATTGTAATAATAATTCAATGAACTCTTAAATTTATTTGATATATATACCCAATTGAATTTGAAATTAGCTAAGCCCAAATTTATTTCAAATGGGCTTACATCTATATTTTATAAAGATTGAATTTTGTTACGAGTCCTCATACTATTGATCATTTTAATCATATATTTTTTGAATTGATCAATTTAGTTCaagtacttttcaaattttaacattttagttctCATCCAAATGATAATGATCAATCTTGTACTATATACGTGACAAGTTGTAGATTTAGTCTGTCTTCTCCACTTTGATCatttttagtctctatactttttgaattttaaaattttagtattaACGCAAAATGACAGCCATTAAAACCATCATATGTAATCATATGTTTGCTGTATAAGATTTTTGAAATAACAAAATCTAATGAATTTAACCATTACTGTTTAGTcaggactaaaatttcaaaattcaaaaaataaatgtGCTAAAAACgatcaaattaaaatacaaggactaaattCACAACTTATGCATAATATAATGAATGATAGTAAATTTTACCAATTAGCGTAaaagtatattttatattttacttaATTGTACAAAATTCCAATATTTTAAATTGGTTTAAAACTCTAAaacattttaactaaattttgaaAGATTTAGGATTTTAATAGTTAAGTTTTACTAACCTAGTTGTTAGCTTGGACATTAAAATCTCACTagtcctttttttttgttttgtagaAAAGAGATAGCACTAAGCGATTACAATAACCAATTCATAAGTTAAATAGATCTAGACCCATAACGTTCTTCATCCAACAAGTCTCTAACCGAAACCAGTGGAATTGCAAACAAACACAACAAAGGATCCCTTGTGTCAATACATTTAGCCATGTGATCCGCAACCTTATTCTAATCCCTTGGAATATGTCGAACACGAACCTCCCATCTTCGACACAGAAACTGCCGTAATAACCTTAATTCTACTAAGCTACTATTAGCTCCTCCACCAAACAATATTAATTCTACCAATAGAGCATTATCACACTCAACTTCAATCTTTCTAAACCCCTTCTCCCAAGCTATAAAAAAAGCCTTCCAACATTGCTTTTGTCTCAactttaaaaattgattttttaccAAAGCTCATCGTATAACCCCACAACCAATTTGCATTCGAATCCCTTAACACTTCTTCAGTAGAAGCACTTTGCCCACTAATCGACACCGCCCCATCAGAATCCATCTTTATCCAACCCATTTCAGGATTCGACCAACTCGAAAATGCCCTTATGGGTCTTGGCGGTTTCATTTTCATATTTGAATCCAGATAACCCCTGGCCCAATTGTAACTTGTATCTACAATGGCTTGGTGCACCTGTGACAAttagaaaacacaaccatatTTCTATATTTCCAAATTAGCCAACACAATATTATAAATAGGGTTTGTCAATCCATATCATCGTTACTCAAGTTACTTTTATTCTGCAAATTCCATAAAAGCCATTCCTTAAACAACAGAGAAAAAAAGATACTCTGAGCTTGCCTTGGAGCCATTGCTACCCATACAACTTTAAAAAATGAGCAATCACGAACTGTATGAACCCCCGGTTCCAATCACCATTACACAACAGACAATTATCGTCATCTGTCATGTGTTTTCGTCTTCTTTCATAATTCGTCAACAGTCTATCTTGCCACAAAAGCCATAAGAAAACACGTACCCTCTGAGGCGCCCGAGCTTTCCAAATCACCTTTCAAATAACAGAACCGTCATTATCTTCAATAAATAAATTCTTATATGTTTCAGTGGAGGAAAAGCCATCCTTTTTCATCTATGTCCAAGCCAAGCAATCTGGTCTCGCCTAAACACTTGAAGGCATCATTACTGcaatttgccttaaaacatgcCTTGGAACAAGATCATTAAGCCAATCCCAATCCCAGAGACCATTTTTAGTCACCAAATCACAAACGCGTAAAGTGCTATCTGGTTGATCATATACTTTAAAGTTTTCCCATAAGGGTTCAAACTACCTAATCCACACATCATTCTAGAAGTTAGTAGTGCGACCATCACCAATGGACCAAGAGATATTACCAATAACTTCCAACCAAACCCTCATTAAAAATTTCCATACAAAAGAACAATTACTACCACAAATAGAAATCAAAAGTACTCATTGTACATTGTATTTCTTCCTTACCACTTTGGCCCATAACGCATCAGTATTCAAGAGAAAACGGTAACCAAGTTTCATTTTTGTACTGAGTAGCTTAGCTTCACAATCCCAAACCTTAAATTATCCAATGGACGATAGTAATCTCCCCAAGATATAAGAGTAGTTTTTCTTGTATCAATAGTAGTCCGCCAAATGAAATTAAAAGCAATTCTTTTGATCTCATTACACACAGAAATAGGAATTCAaacaatatacataaaatattttgGAATAGCTATGAGGACTGACCATACTAGAGTTATTCAACCTGCCATCGAAAGTTTCCTCGCTTTTCAACCAGACAAGTTTTGTAGAACTTTATTCACTACAAAATCAAAAGTATTCACTGTAACTCTATTATGCAGCAACGACAACCTGAAATAAGTACCATGATATTCAACACGATTAAAATCCACACTACTACATATTGTCTCAGCAACAACTCCTGGCGCATTAGGAGAAAAAACACATTGGATTTACTTTTGTTCACCTTCTGCccagaaaaataacaaaaattctcCAGAATGCTATTTACCACTGCTGCTTGATCCCTACTAGCTTCACAAAAAAGCATAAGATCATCAACAAAGAAAAGATGAGATAAAGGCGAACCTCTTCTTGAGAGAAACAAAGTTTTCTAACTACCCTTTTCAATTGCCTCCTCGATAATATGCTTAAGCCTCTCCATGCAAAGTACAAAAATATAAGGAGAAAGAGGATCTCCCTATCTTATACCTCAGGAAGGCTGAAAAGAATCTATAATAGCCCCATTCCATAGAACCTGAAGAGACAAAAAAGAGACGCAATGTAAAAATATAGTAACTAAATGTGGGGGTAAGCTAGCCTCTAGTAATTTGTCCTATAAGAAATCCCATTTGATTATATCATAAGCCTTCTCTAGATCAATTTTCAAGATCACGCCACATTTACTACCCCGAAAGCTTTCCAAAGAATGCATCACTTCTTGTGCAACTACAATATGATAAGTAATATCTCTCCCAAGAATAAAGCTTGCTTGGTTCTGTCGAGTCAGCTTTACCATAATTGGTCTCAATCTATTAACCACTATCTTTGTAATGATCTTATATAACACCATGCATAAGCTTATTAGTCTAAATTGGGAAATTCTTTTCGGACTCTGAACATTCGGTATAAATACCAATAAAGTTTTGTTCAGTTTAGGATCCAACAATTGACCCCCCTAAGCTCTGCCTGACAAGAGAATATACTAACTGTCCCACTACCTCCCACTGTGACTGAAAAAGATTTGCCTGAAACCCATCCACACCAAGAGCCTTTAGAGGGGACATACCAAAAATCATTCTTCGTATTTCCTCATCGAAAGCCATTGAAACTAGATTACTCGTCTCATCACATGATAATAAAAGGAATTTACCACAATAAGGAGTCCCTCTATCCTGTTCTGCTTTAGTATTGCCAAGGTACAACTATGAAAATAGGATGTATTACTATCACCATTTCAGAGCCACTCCACTCTAGACttctaaaaccataaaaatttctCATGTGTCAACACTTCTTCAATTTCCTGTCGAATTTTAAGTTCCCAACTACGAAGCATTAGAAAGAATGGTACATCCAGAATTTTTTGCACACTTTCCAATTCAAAAATCAATTTCCTTTTGCGCATAAAAATATTTCCATACACCTATATGTTCCATACCTTGATCACTTCCTGAAGATACTCCAAGTTCTCACCAACCTCCAATTCATTGCTCCAACTCCCATTCACCAAGATTCTAAAGTCTGCATGAATCATCCAACTTGTAAGACAACGAAAAGGTCTATTACCTTTGCTAGCCTTCGGTCTAAGAGAAATTAAAATCGGCCTATGATAAGATTTTAACCTATGGAGATTCCTTATTAAACATTCTAGCGCAAAAGAAACCCATTCTAAGTTGCACACGACCCTATCCAATCTCTGCGACAAACCCCGTTTACACCAAGAAAACTTAGCACCACTCGTACCCAAGTCATACAaggcattattaaataaaaaattcacaAAACCATCTACAACCAATTCGTGAGGTAGGTGTGCTACCTATTCTTtcagaactatcaataataaagtTGAAATCACCAATTAAGATCCAAGGTCCCTTCACCAAATCTGCTAATGAACCCAGAAAATGCCATAAATTCCTTCGTATCATAATTTGAGGACTAGCATATACAATTAAGCAAAAGAAGCTATCTGAGTTCTGTGTGCTACTAACTTTCACATAAACCATTTTAGAATGAATTTCCAGAATATCTATCAGTAAATTCTCATTCCAACATAACCAAATACCACCAGTGAAGCCACTTGCTTCAACTCGAAATAACCTAAAATACTCAATTTTTACAATAATGCCATCGGCCCTAGAACTATTAACCCGAGTTTCAAGCAAACACAACAAATTGGGAGAAAAATCCTTTCCATATTCCTTTACAAAATTATGGAACCTAGGGCACCCAGTTCCTTGACAGTTCCAACATAATATTTTTGTGTTCataaacaacaataataataagagACATAAAATCCAACCCACAAACAACAGAAATTAACAATTTATCTCATTACTGCAATCGTCCTCATCAACCATCACTTCCTTGACAACTTGAGACATTAGACTTGGATTCCTTTCAATATCACAAACCAACCCTTTCATTGTTGATTTCAACTCAACCAAGTCATGCAATTGATTCTCCATCATCTCGTCTAGTGGTTTCCCTCGTTGTCCATATATAACATTTTGAGCTCTCAAGTGTGTTTCTTAGGGAGCGACATATTTTCCACCGAATCTAAAAATCTCAATCTCTTTATTAATGTTCGAACCCAATTTTTTCCCTTCCATTATGCGCACTGCAATATGCTTTTCTTTATTCAAATTTGCTGAAACATTTACTGGTAGTACAATATTTTTCCTCGATCAGCCGCACCCATCAACCCCAATTTTGATCCATCATCAAATGCCCATTGCCCAATGTCAGTTTTCATTCCAAATCTGCCATTATTAGGCCTTAATGCTGATGAACAAGCTTTTGGCCCAGTGGCCATCATCACACTTTTACCCTTAGCCCCCTTCTTAGCCTTAATCTCCAAAGGTCTACTTTTTGTCACTTGTAATCCTAAATCTCCATTATCTCGTACCCTGTTGATATGTTCCTAATTTTTTCCCCCATTTCACCATCAAACTCTTCATTAACAGTGAATTGATTTTCTCCCTAAAATCACCAAGTGTCGCGAAATGCGATCCCCCAATTAGACTGCCGAAACCATCGTTCCTCCCTTCACCTGTAACTCAACCTCTTCGTTTCTGTCACTCTACCACCATCCAAGACCCAAAAGGCTCCTCCTCCATCTTTCGTTCAAAACTCGACTTCTCCATAACTGGACGAGAATAGTTAGATTCTACCTCCGGTGTTGTCGTCTTATCCCCCGCACACAAATCTGCTCTATGCCCATAAAGCCCTCACTTGAAGCAAATGTTTAGCAAGCCTTCATATTCAACTCATTGAAGACAGCAATTGATTCTAACCTTGGACACTAGTAGCTTTTCAAATCGACACAGACCGTCAGCTGTGCAAACTGTCCCCTGCGAGCACAGTCCGTGTCAACATCCAATTTTACCAGCGGTCCAATTTTTTGACCAACTGCCTTGAGAAGACAATTTGAGTAATACCCCTCTAGTAATCTCGGAAGCCATATCCAAATAACCTACGATTCAAT
Above is a genomic segment from Gossypium arboreum isolate Shixiya-1 chromosome 8, ASM2569848v2, whole genome shotgun sequence containing:
- the LOC108468978 gene encoding uncharacterized protein LOC108468978, whose protein sequence is MMESQTLHPAFQPGWDLEDIRLAFFKCIRWQVEETLDPINCPFHYFCDSVYPGHYPQVVDILVLLLATASYLATLVIMLIDISRRGRPCLSQSKRLFLPSGPLSLPLILLALAKGSRINILYPFSCIAPAILQLVQISSLAFDNGVDKDPRYAFLEASTISGILHASVYLDSIILPYYTGIDALASSTFSGECLSCMCRKQVLVAGGKLISYRGLSVTTFCVMGGLCLRIICRLSTENKAKTLTIKSLLESLAWILITKDCVYLVANTPAEQPLLQAAAFGGILLLICLHGLKVLCIRITQSHR